One genomic region from Apium graveolens cultivar Ventura unplaced genomic scaffold, ASM990537v1 ctg8606, whole genome shotgun sequence encodes:
- the LOC141705154 gene encoding F-box protein PP2-B15-like → MKIGMLSPHTTYETYLVFKIYEDACGLDSAKTSIRFVNEREEVPDDEASIVYPDPRTSAHNIEQRNGEFSRWRKGRMMEIKIAEFETGARDDDDEVETRFMSTDTNVLKAGLIVQGFEFRPKQPMAVV, encoded by the coding sequence ATGAAAATTGGAATGTTATCTCCTCACACCACTTATGAAACATATCTTGTCTTTAAAATATATGAGGATGCCTGCGGACTTGATTCGGCAAAGACATCCATTAGATTTGTTAATGAAAGAGAGGAGGTGCCTGATGATGAAGCTAGCATAGTTTATCCTGATCCACGAACATCTGCACACAACATTGAGCAACGAAATGGAGAGTTTAGTCGGTGGAGGAAGGGACGAATGATGGAGATTAAGATAGCAGAGTTTGAGACTGGTGCAagagatgatgatgatgaggtgGAGACGCGATTTATGTCAACTGATACAAATGTACTCAAGGCTGGCCTTATCGTACAAGGTTTCGAGTTTAGGCCTAAACAACCCATGGCAGTTGTTTAA